The stretch of DNA CGAATACATCCGAATAAACAAATTCGCTCAAAACACGTTTTCCCGGGGATATATCATGCGCtggattcttttttattgtttattccACTTTCCTGCATGAATGTGTGCACCCCCACTGTACATGTATGCTCCTATCGAGTTGTCTCACTTTCCCATGTTGTTTTTCTCACGTCCTTATCTAGCTAGCTGATATTCTCTTACCCATACAGAATGCTAAATTCCCTGGAAATGACAgagatttttagtttttccccAAATGCAAAtatatctatctatctatacATATACAACATACATGCATATACGGGATTCATCCTCTACCAATCCGACAATGTATGGCGTGTCACACACCTCAGGTCCCACCTTCATATCAAATCATTTCCAAATGGAAGTGCACAAGTTATCATGCAatgatatgtatgtaggtagatAGATATAAAAACTGCATTTGAAAAAAGGAATTGTACTAAACAAGAATGAAATCTCAAGACGTCTAGCAGACCGGGATATGTTAAGTATTGGTGCAGACTAAAAAAATAGATGGATGTTTTTTCGATGTAATATTCCAACGCGAGTGGCCAGGAGGAGATACGCTCCTTCCGGGGGCGTCGGCAGTTCTTCGTCTGAATaggaaattcaatggaaaagtACATATTTTACGTATAGGTTACTACTCAGACTACACAACATCTTTCTCAGTCCGTATTTTGAGGGTTTTAGtattaggggaacgtggcccaattcggaccaccgcccaattgcgaccgcccctttttctcgtaaatgacgaaatattataaaattagtttcactacattatgaagatattatagtaaggtaatgttagcgcctaaaataaattaatttggtacacaacagggcaaattaaaaatcaaaattcattttcagcacttggccgacattttctgattttagaaacgaagttgatatgagtttttttctcactattatgtctcaaattatgccgcgtttctgtagcttagagggtctagtttattacttgatttacaattttttgaaagattttaggtatattaaataattaagtgaaaatgttatacatgcagaatggtctaattgcgacccccaaaatgttccaattcggaccgtctatttccaccactcaccGCGGTAAAGCTGTCGCGCGTGCGTGTAGTAGTGTAGAAgtgtctttctcacacagaccgcgctttgttttgatttcgggaaaatcaatattttttcacgtttattgaaagttttttcgcagtaaaaatgttcctaaagccaaaggggaatgcagttagtgtaatttacgcattcctcagaagaattttcgtggattttctgcgaattacgtcagtgagttcgcaattgtcggtgtgtgtgaaagtgtgtgtagtcacctcaagggcgaaatgtcaaaacaaatgtggggaaaaatgaaaataaattcttgattttccggcttttccgggtaattcatggtgtttttcctatttatagtagtgataaaagtgatctactagtgaaaaacccacaaattacggcaaaaacagggggtcgcaattggaacactcggggggtcgcaattagaacaccgtggtgaaaaagtgcaattttagcaactttttttaattccattattactcagaacaggtaagagttagaaggtttgcatctatagaacaaagttagcctattaaatgacctttccaatggtaccaaacttggaaagatttaattcattttaatatgacttttttcaatccttctgaaacagaatttagggggtccgaattgggccacgttcccctatactGAGAAAATTGTCCGACAATAGActcaaaacatttaataaattgaacatGGATAAGCTTATTGATTAAACCTTTTAGGACTATGAGATTATAATGtccaaaatgtaattaatctTAGCGATTCTTCATCATACTTAACATTATTTCTAACAATATAACACAAatcattcatgaaaaattgacttttctattaaaaatctataaaaggCTAGCAATGTTTAACAGAAAAACATAGTTAAATCGAAAAATACATTCATCAATCTGAATAGAGTAGCTATCGAGACTATTCCaagtcttatttttttatattattaatattCACAATTGACTGTAGGCCTATGCGTCTTGTCTGGGTTGGttaaaatgtacatacatacaacatTTGTGTGAGTAgtgtagaaaagaaaaataatcatcCAGTGAATGGGAGAAGATAGACAGAATATCCGTGTGAAGTTGAGTGTTCGTATCAAACTTTCATAGCGTTTCATACTTTTTCGTTCATATAAACGTTCTCTAGTACCATATCTAGCATATTTAGATACCCGATTTAAGGGTTTCTTTGAcatcttttttattaagtaaGGCTTAATGATGTACATTTTCCAAATCGTTTTTCCTTTTAGTTCTAATCTCTCTATACAGTTGAAATAATCAATGGTAGTTATCTACATATTCTTCTGTACGAGCTAGAATCCCTTTAAAAACTAACTGGAgtttaaatacaaattaaataaaaaactttcaaaatataGCATTGGCGTCTTATTAACAGTTGTCTATACGAATTTCACCTCACAATATGTttgatatacatacatacatatatgtatgtatattttagcTGCAATTGTATGAGTGAATAATGTGTTTGTCACATAAGAATATTGTATGCTCATGCGTATAGGGTAGGCACTTATGGGCATACATTTCTCATGAAGTATTAATTCCTTAATCAAGCGATGTGCCAATCTGAATTGTACTTTCCGGTAGATAAACTGATTTTTGAAAActcaaaaatggaaaaattaaggaaaaatacaTCTGTATGCCGTACTAAAGTCGTTTGTacgcattttcttttcagagagagagagagagtgacgCCACGCCAGCAGGCAATTTTtagaccatttttatccaataCAATTGAACGTAGGTACATATCCGTGATATGTATTCTGTAAATTCGTATAAATGTGTGTGCACACGTTATTTttgtatgtaaatattttaatcaatcaaCACGAAATGTAATGCCCCGTTCACACCATACTAAGCATGCGGTTATTATCCTTCATCATTCAATAATTCTCCAGAACGCCAAGACTTTTTTATGCTCTCAGCTCAGAAAATATAACTGCAGAAATCCGCAAACAACATGTTATCAACATTACATGCACCCCCCAGAATTCGAGACCTGAACATCACCTCCAGCGTCGCTACCACAAGGACGCTTCCAAATGTTTACTTACTGACGTCATTGGGTTACTTTGCTATTCAaaccaaattattttatctaatGATATTACATGACATGTAAACTGCAATTAATAGGTAgccaaaaaaatacaatttttttatccttccATATAAGTTGAACTTCTTTTTCAAGTCATTCAAAAGTTAGGCAAGAGGTTTTTGAATTGTTGCCCAACTACATAAGGATCTCTAGAAAAACTGGCTGTAAAACCATTTGAACCTAAAAAGGGATATGTTATAATGGTTCTAAAATAATGTATTAAACTCAATTCAATTACTCAAAACCCATAACAATTCTGTCCATCACTTTCCAgtctttttgttgttgtacaGTCGTCCATATTTTGGCTTTAGTCAATATAAGGATTTTTCTccaaaactaaaattttaattaatcggACGAggatattaatatttttctcggGGAAAGTAAATAACAACTATGTAGTCCTGAAAATTCGAAAACTTAACACAGCAAAATGCTATTTTGCCTTTTTAgtagcaaaaaaatgtttctaagCCGTCTTTCACATTACAAACTTTATTACAGTTTTTCATAGAGAATACCCTGTCTTCCTCAGAAATTCTGGAGATAAATAAACTCGTCAGATCAACAGACACCCTATTTGACTTTAAGTTTATTACATACAAAActtataatgtttttttttaaactatattACACTTAGATTTGGTACTATGttccttttttaattatgttcACTGGACCCTTTTCACTATATATTCAGTTAACATCATCATCAATAAATAACTAAACTCACTCTAGCTGGGCTTCAAACTTAAGTACCAGCGTCGATTCTTCTGCTAAAATATcgccttttcttttcttttctttttgaatacaCTGACCCTTTCATCCGCATCTCAATTAATGCCATTACTTACCAACACTTGCACACATCCTTCTATAAGGACAGAGTGAGTGAGGCAAATTCCGCGCATACACGATTGCGCCCAAAAGCTTAATACGGTGGCACTGAAGCTCAGTTCGCATACATTGTTCGATTGTGTGATAAGCAACGAGTCGAGTCATACTCAATATACACACTCATACAATAATTATCCATTCACGAAGCACACACGAGCTACAACACCATGCCACTATACTTATGCATAAGAAACACGAGGGGAATCACAAGAGTAATATTGTACGCACACGGGGCGTGCCCGTTATGTTGTTAtacatatagagaaaaaaaatacaaaaatacacacatacacacataatACCAAACACACTCATGTAATTTTCTATTGTGAAAATGTACCCGCATACAATAATATATACCTCCTAATACTAAACTATAAATGCGCGACACTATTCCCAGGCAATGCTGTTAATACAAGTCGTTATCCTTTAAAAAGCATACTATCCGCTATTGTACGGAGTTTCTAGATATCTCAAAACTAAcacaataattttcataaaatatgtagatacatatatgtatgataATTATTGCACAAAGCCTCTTATGCCTCTATGGCATCATCATTATACATATTGTATTATAATATCTGTGCCGTCTTCTTCCactttatgtacctacatatatacatacattatatatgGATACTTTATATATTATGGCTACTTGATATatactatatgtatatatccATACAGATATTCCGATACTGAATTTCGATATAATACAGCACAGTTTGAAATATGTATGCTGAAAATACACGTTTAGTGttcttttttatgcttgaaaacACATCACCAGTTTTGCGCAACGCCACCTACACTTTTTATCGaatggaaaaaggaaaaaaatcaaagatttcaCTTTCACCATGAGAAAAAGCTCTTAAGAATAGTACAAAGGGACCACCCTAGTTACTATAGGCCTAGTATGGCAACTTACCACTTACTTAAACCGCACAGGAATGAGATTTTGGAGTGAAACTGAGTCAGACACTGGGTagaatggaaatatttttgtgagcaCACTCTTGGGGCAACGGGATGGAAAATCAACACTCTGGCAACCGAGTGAGCCACACAATCAACTTGCGACTTCTGTTACACTCCGTCGCTATTCCCAGCAAGCCAGTAAGCTTGGCTCTGTTGGGTACTCTCTCCTTCACTCGCTGACAAAACAAGTCACGTGGAAAAGAGAAGTGAATAGTGTCGTTTCTACATGAACTACCCAGCTACGCCGTAGTGTGAGggaagaaaatctaatttttgcTACAACGCGAACACATGCTCGATATGCTCACGTGTCCACAGCCAGGTCATCTCCGGCCAATGAGAAATCGTATAGCTGAAAATTACCTAGTGAAGCTTACAAAATTGTTCCCCAACCATATGCTATCTCTTTTGCGCCACACCAAAAAAAGAGTACTTGAAATACGAGGGGAAGGTTGGTACacatgtatatgtatgtacgtataATCGAGACAACATCCAGCATGCATGCGTCACGTTGCCGATTGTTTTTCAAGCCTTGGAGAGTTCAGTGTGGGAAAGAGAACGCTGCGTCGGCTGGATTTTCACTCATATTTTAGTACGGGTTTGAGTTGGATTCAGACAAAAACTTATAGATTTTACATTATTTGCCTacaaatattgtaattaaCCATCCAATAAACACACATATGTTTTTTAAGAGTAGAAATCATAATTATGTAAACTATTTACAATACAAATATCACTATTGTGAACAAGTTTTAGCAAAACTTATAAGTATTTTGTACTATAAAttctaataagaaaaaaaaaaacataaattcccAAATCAAACTCGAGCTTGGTAATAAAGTACGGTTCAGAAATCCTacattatagaaaaaaatagtatCAGAGAATTTTGGTAGACTTTACTAAATAGaacttcatattttaacaaaaagttTAGTTTTCTAAAATCAAGAGATTCTATTCACATATTTGGAAAGATGGGACCTGAGGATGATACTAAAAAGCTGTTGAATTTGCAGTACCTGTTCAAAACACATACGGACGGATGGCCGGAAATGTTTTTTGGAGTACAcgtttttttggaatgtggggaccctaattcgtgctcataccaagtttgagcccgatctgacaacattgcattttaagtggtacacagaagctgtgctattcttttcttcgaaagaatcacagttAAAAGACAGGATATTTAGAAAAGATATCtataaaagttcaaaaatattttttttaaagtaagtTAGGTGGTTATTGCAAGCATCAAGGACTTTTGAACATCAGACAACCTGGCATTCCAATATGTccacttgaatttttttttttttggaaaagcaTCGTTTATGCCTGTTCTATTAATTCCGATAAAATTAACTACCGCAGTCAATCTAAATTCCATTTGTAGCCACCCTTTTTCTTtccatgatttttatttatacattAAAGGCCTCAGAGGTGGTGGGAGAGGAAGTATGTAAAAGCttactggatttttttttctccgtgtTTTCTGTTCACTATTCTGATACACTGTTCTCACTTTATATACCTTCCTACATATAAAAACCCTGCAAAGGTATACATACTATAGGTATGCTTTTGTAATATTCCACTTTACCTTTCTGCAAGTTTCACTTTGTTTCTGATGCCTTAAGCCATTTAACAAATTACGTTAATAATGAtagtaaaaatgatttttaggcaatcaatttgatttttttgtcacgTCGCACCgcactacatacatatgagAGATATTCTTACAAGGAACCAATGAACTGGAATTGACTACTGCCTTGTGTGTCCTTAAAGTGCACTGACTCGATAAAGCTTTTAATATGTGAGATTTCAATAAGAAATTCTTGCAAGTTCCAAATCAGTACAAAGAAGTTTCTTACACCGAATGCTTCACAGATTGCACAAACTGTGCTCTCTCTGATTCACCTTCCCTTTGTGGTTTCATGTGAAATTCCCGGTCACATTTAGTACATCTACTCATGCAACATACTCATGTCGGCATTATGTACTGTGTATGTATGCGTTAAAAGCCCAGACTGAACGGGCACGTACACAACGTGTTCCAACACATGCAACAAAGTCTACACCGTGAAATCATCATGTCACGCGTGCCCATATGATCATATAAAAAGTAGCTTCAACCTAAATGGATATTATTCACTGGAAATCGCATATTTGTGGCGTAGCACGATGTAATTAGTATATCGGTGGCAGTAGAATGTATGgggatattttaataaaaaaaaaaaagaaacatttagtACACATACGAACCATATGAACAAAATTCTGTACTACACGCAGAGTAGTATGGTTCGGTCATGCTAAAATGTATGCGAAAAGATGAACCTCCGAGGTATATAAATACATTGATAGACTTCGTAACGCACTACAGAGCGACTTTCACAAAGCGACAGGATAGTTCAATACTAGATAAGTAAGAAGTTTGTGTAGTACTACCAACCAACtactacttttttttgtaagtactaaatctttgtaattttttgataaatatacatatatgtaggtacttcATAGAATGAACTTGAAGTAATATGTACTTGGAATCATTAGCTTTGCTGAAAAtgaaatcacaatttttttgaagcaaTACAGTGACGTGTAATAAAGGGAGGGTCTAAAGTAGGGTGTATAGCGCAAAACTTAGATAAGGAATTAGACAAAATTGCTACAACTAACCTGTAAGAGGCGTAAATAAGTTAAGGATTCAATGATTGTAAGCACTGACCCCGaatattagcaaaaaaaatgtcctcaGTTCACAATATTCACGGAGAACAACTGCTAACCAGTTGAAGACACTCACTTGTTTTACTTCCAACCTTACCACACACTTGGACCGAGCAGTCACATTATACGTTACGAAGTGATCTCGTTGCCACTTCGGTAGCTTGCGCTTTGCGGGGTAATTGAGACAGGAGGTGCGACAGAGACCGCAACAGTGTCATTTAGtttatgaagagaaaaaaaaacaagctcCACGTAACCAACCAGTCCCTATGTTGGGTTTTCTCTATACTACATAAATACTACATACAAAGTAAATCTGGATGTTGCACTCATGTGATCCCCCCATTGTTGGTAACGCTACGCCTTACACATGAGCAGAATTGCAAACACCCTCAGTATACCCACGTACTACCTACCCACCCTTTCTCGCTCAACAGCATGGCGTACGTGATAAACAAGGGTCAACGGGTGGGGATAATCATAAGAGAAGCAATGATgcatcatcattttttttgcacaatacCCAACGCGACGCGATAATGTAGGTACGGTACGATTGTGCGCAGCTGGTCTCAAAGCACCTCATGCGATTGTGTGCATGGCATGTGTGAAAGTATGCgtagaaatatgtatgtatgtgtgtgtaaaTGGTAAATTTGTATGAGTGTGTGATGCGCGTGTGTAGAGAGAGTGTATGAGTGTTTGTAAGTATACTGCAACATAGTGCCATCTCAGTCTTTcaagttaaacaaaaaatactacttaaatgggattttttaatACTACCTCCCCAATTAGAATGCAACAAATTCCAATTTGATAGccaaaatattcagattaaGGAAGGACCTACTATTATTCTCATAagatattgcaaaattaaatggagCACGCAGATGCTATTGAAgtaggtaatttaatttatcaattgaaAAGCGTACGATCGCGGTTCTGGTTACAAAAGAATCAATCTTCAGACCCTAGGAGACTTGTACCGAAACTCTCACGACTAAAGTCTCCACGGCCTCCATGATCGCCTTCCTCCATTATCAAACACCAGCTTACCAGTGCATTTTGTACATGTATCACTCACTTGTGCTGTATTATACAGCCAACAATATGAAGACAAACtgatatacataatataatataGTCTGTATCaaacttttgtttttcttgttCACAGAAATTACAAACCTCACAAACTATGtgtattttattcttcattgcAAACGCTAATCCAGTTCCTGATGGCTACAAACTCATCCTGGCCTCCAATCGAGATGAGTTCTACGGACGTCCAGCATCACAAGCCTCAGCTTGGAATGATAGCTATCCACACGTATTTGGAGGTAAACCTACAAGTCCCTTTGttatttcacaaataaaagtaaaaaacatttcgttttaatttcttaaaaaggACGCGACATGGAGCCAGGACGTGAAGGTGGAACTTGGTTGGCTCTTGGCTCAAAAAATGGTGTGACGAAAATAGGGGCACTTTTGAACATTACAGGTGAAAAGAGAAATCCAAATGCCTTAGGTGAGTGATAAAATGAGATAAGCTCAGCCCAGACGCTAGACGAGGTTAATGATGATTTTGAGTTTACTAAAAGTTTACTCTTTTACAGGTCGAGGGCCAATTGTTACTAATTATGTTTCGGGAGATCTTACCAATCGTCAATACGCCGAAGAACTGCTTGAGAATCATCTGACCTACAATTCCTTCAACATGGTCTCAATTGAATTGGagtaagtttttttgtttctaaaggatgtttcaattaaaacctttgagattttttttaaaatatttttttccatagaAATTCACGTGCTTCAATTTTACACACGAGCAACGCTCCACCGGGAACCATGGAGTTTCCGGAGAAAGAAGTGCACGGTTTTGGAAATAGTCCATACACCATTCCTCTGCAAAAGGTGGTTAAGGGCAAAGAGAAATTCCGTAACATTGTTAAGATGTCTGGAAGCGGGAATTTGGTGCATGATTTAATGGAATTCCTCAAGGACGACGAAAAGCACTGGCCAGACGACGAATTATCACGCCGTGCACCCAAATGGGCGGAAAAACTCAGTTCAGTCTACGTCAAAATGCCCATTGAAGGCTACGGAAGTCGTACCCGAACTGTTATTCTCATCGATAGTAACGATCGAAtggacttttttgaggaaactatGGCGGGAACTGATCCCGATGGTGAATGGAAGAAAGCCCACATTCACAAGCAACTGTGaccaaaattattgaattcaaTTCAAGAGACTAAAATGTTCcaaattgttataaaaaaataaataataaattttctaaaaccaTTTTAAGGTACTTTCAATGTTTTGAACCACAAAACCTTCACCCAGAAAAGGCacaaataagaaattaagctttttttttattaaagtatttCACATTTAAGAGATCGTAtaagaattcaaaatattaggtattaaacgaaaaaaaaagtaataaactcaaaaaatattaaagaaactGTAGGAataaacttcatttttttttagtttaaaggAATTCACTTTCTGTTTCTGGCACAAGAAATATAAACTATAaagtattaagaaaaaaaatattgggaaaaaatgtttttttaaactcttaggttgttcttaaaattaatttagagcAGTTATTAACTTTAATTTCGCGCTGATTTGTCATTTTCAACATTACCTTTGCGTCGGTACTGTCTCCACATGGACGTAGCATTG from Lutzomyia longipalpis isolate SR_M1_2022 chromosome 1, ASM2433408v1 encodes:
- the LOC129797694 gene encoding transport and Golgi organization protein 2, producing MCILFFIANANPVPDGYKLILASNRDEFYGRPASQASAWNDSYPHVFGGRDMEPGREGGTWLALGSKNGVTKIGALLNITGEKRNPNALGRGPIVTNYVSGDLTNRQYAEELLENHLTYNSFNMVSIELENSRASILHTSNAPPGTMEFPEKEVHGFGNSPYTIPLQKVVKGKEKFRNIVKMSGSGNLVHDLMEFLKDDEKHWPDDELSRRAPKWAEKLSSVYVKMPIEGYGSRTRTVILIDSNDRMDFFEETMAGTDPDGEWKKAHIHKQL